One window of the Zea mays cultivar B73 chromosome 3, Zm-B73-REFERENCE-NAM-5.0, whole genome shotgun sequence genome contains the following:
- the LOC103651364 gene encoding protein MALE DISCOVERER 1 isoform X2 yields MRRMDGFISSSLALVVLALHLSVDGCSAVNLEGSILLKFQSRVEEDPYGAMVGWSPRDSDPCSWNGVRCVDGRVVTFVLSNNLFSGSIPKELSALTMLEILDLSNNNLSGEVPQEIAEMQSLRQLLLSNNCFQWPLTQHSYGNYDQENDFNIYDNLGRGNMNRRAENGLESGSSSQENKKDTSNLSGNPTQLPSQHEPRNTASHLTQRRLLQDSNLAAPSPANALVPAAVPVPSTGTGSFSAFSPNNAPVPAVNSPSSPPMVPRTTSEEDQETRSIKWLYVIVLPLVALLMFGIACMLLLCRTKSGTTIGPWKTGLSGQLQKAFVTGVPKLQRSELEGACEDFSNIVASYPQYTVYKGTLSSGVEIAVVSTMIISSKDWSKHSEGRFRKKIDSLSRINHKNYINLLGYCEEEEPFMRMMVMEYAPNGTLYEHLHVEGFDPIDWNGRMRVIMGVAYCTLHMHELSPPITHPDIKSSAILLSEDGAAKIVDMSVWHEVYSRENVPNDDDLVDHPERVAADPAGNIYSFGLLMLEIISGKPPYSKEKGSLLNLALECIRDNRNMSCLLDPNLKDHKEKDLEIICDLLYECIQSDPKKRPTMREVTTRLREVLSISPEAATPRLSPLWWAELEILSVEAS; encoded by the exons ATGCGGAGGATGGATGGCTTCATCTCGTCGTCGTTGGCGCTCGTCGTGCTGGCGCTTCATCTTAGCGTGGATGGCTGCTCGGCGGTCAACCTTGAAG GGTCGATACTGCTCAAATTCCAGTCAAGAGTGGAGGAGGATCCGTATGGCGCCATGGTAGGCTGGAGCCCGCGCGACAGCGATCCCTGCAGTTGGAACGGCGTGCGCTGCGTTGATGGCAGAGTTGTAACGTT TGTACTCTCCAATAACTTATTCAGTGGATCAATACCTAAGGAATTGAGTGCTCTTACAATGTTGGAGATACTGGATTTAAGCAACAACAACTTGAGTGGGGAAGTTCCACAAGAGATTGCAGAAATGCAATCACTTAGGCAGTT ATTGCTTTCCAATAACTGCTTTCAGTGGCCTCTGACCCAACATTCCTATGGGAACTACGATCAGGAAAATGATTTCAATATTTATGATAATCTTGGGAGGGGTAATATGAATCGAAGAGCTGAGAATGG GTTggaatctggttcttcttcacaaGAGAACAAAAAGGACACTAGCAACCTTTCTGGTAATCCAA CTCAACTTCCTTCACAACACGAACCAAGAAATACAGCATCACACCTTACCCAGCGCAGGTTACTTCAAGATAGCAATCTTGCTGCACCTTCTCCTGCAAATGCCCTTGTTCCAGCTGCTGTTCCTGTTCCTTCCACTGGAACTGGTTCGTTTTCAGCATTTAGTCCCAACAATGCACCTGTACCAGCTGTAAATTCACCAAGTAGTCCACCGATGGTCCCCAGAACTACCTCCGAAGAAGATCAAGAAACAAGGTCCATCAAATGGCTTTATGTCATTGTACTGCCACTGGTCGCACTTCTTATGTTTGGCATCGCATGTATGCTTTTGCTATGCCGCACCAAGTCAGGGACAACAATAGGTCCATGGAAGACAGGGCTCAGTGGCCAGCTCCAAAAGGCATTTGTAACAG GAGTACCAAAGTTGCAACGCTCTGAGCTGGAAGGTGCGTGTGAGGATTTCAGTAATATTGTGGCAAGCTACCCACAATACACTGTCTACAAGGGAACCTTATCAAGTGGTGTGGAGATAGCTGTTGTATCAACCATGATTATCTCTAGCAAAGATTGGTCAAAACATTCGGAAGGGCGATTCAGGAAGAAG ATAGACTCACTGTCGCGAATCAATCATAAGAATTATATCAATCTGCTTGGATACTGTGAGGAGGAAGAGCCTTTCATGCGGATGATGGTGATGGAATATGCTCCCAATGGAACGCTATATGAACACCTCCATG TCGAGGGATTTGATCCTATTGATTGGAATGGTAGGATGAGGGTAATTATGGGAGTCGCATACTGCACGCTACACATGCATGAGCTCAGCCCTCCTATAACACATCCAGACATAAAGTCAAGTGCTATATTGCTATCTGAGGATGGAGCTGCAAAG ATAGTAGACATGAGCGTTTGGCATGAAGTATATTCCAGAGAAAACGTGCCCAACGATGACGACTTAGTTGATCACCCGGAACGAGTAGCTGCGGATCCAGCTGGGAACATCTACAGTTTTGGTCTACTCATGCTGGAGATCATCTCAGGAAAGCCTCCATATTCCAAAGAAAAGGGTTCGCTTTTGAACTTG GCTTTGGAGTGCATTAGGGATAACCGAAACATGTCTTGTTTGCTTGATCCTAACTTGAAGGATCACAAAGAAAAGGACCTAGAAATCATATGTGATTTGCTCTATGAATGCATCCAAAGCGATCCGAAGAAGAGACCAACCATGAGGGAGGTCACCACTAGATTGCGAGAAGTACTGTCAATTTCGCCTGAGGCTGCAACGCCCCGGTTATCTCCACTCTGGTGGGCAGAGCTTGAGATCCTTTCAGTTGAAGCAAGCTAG
- the LOC103651364 gene encoding protein MALE DISCOVERER 1 isoform X1, with translation MRRMDGFISSSLALVVLALHLSVDGCSAVNLEGSILLKFQSRVEEDPYGAMVGWSPRDSDPCSWNGVRCVDGRVVTLNLKDLSLRGTLGPELGTLSHLRALVLSNNLFSGSIPKELSALTMLEILDLSNNNLSGEVPQEIAEMQSLRQLLLSNNCFQWPLTQHSYGNYDQENDFNIYDNLGRGNMNRRAENGLESGSSSQENKKDTSNLSGNPTQLPSQHEPRNTASHLTQRRLLQDSNLAAPSPANALVPAAVPVPSTGTGSFSAFSPNNAPVPAVNSPSSPPMVPRTTSEEDQETRSIKWLYVIVLPLVALLMFGIACMLLLCRTKSGTTIGPWKTGLSGQLQKAFVTGVPKLQRSELEGACEDFSNIVASYPQYTVYKGTLSSGVEIAVVSTMIISSKDWSKHSEGRFRKKIDSLSRINHKNYINLLGYCEEEEPFMRMMVMEYAPNGTLYEHLHVEGFDPIDWNGRMRVIMGVAYCTLHMHELSPPITHPDIKSSAILLSEDGAAKIVDMSVWHEVYSRENVPNDDDLVDHPERVAADPAGNIYSFGLLMLEIISGKPPYSKEKGSLLNLALECIRDNRNMSCLLDPNLKDHKEKDLEIICDLLYECIQSDPKKRPTMREVTTRLREVLSISPEAATPRLSPLWWAELEILSVEAS, from the exons ATGCGGAGGATGGATGGCTTCATCTCGTCGTCGTTGGCGCTCGTCGTGCTGGCGCTTCATCTTAGCGTGGATGGCTGCTCGGCGGTCAACCTTGAAG GGTCGATACTGCTCAAATTCCAGTCAAGAGTGGAGGAGGATCCGTATGGCGCCATGGTAGGCTGGAGCCCGCGCGACAGCGATCCCTGCAGTTGGAACGGCGTGCGCTGCGTTGATGGCAGAGTTGTAACGTT AAACCTGAAGGATCTCTCATTAAGAGGCACCCTAGGTCCAGAGCTAGGAACTCTTAGCCATCTGAGGGCTCT TGTACTCTCCAATAACTTATTCAGTGGATCAATACCTAAGGAATTGAGTGCTCTTACAATGTTGGAGATACTGGATTTAAGCAACAACAACTTGAGTGGGGAAGTTCCACAAGAGATTGCAGAAATGCAATCACTTAGGCAGTT ATTGCTTTCCAATAACTGCTTTCAGTGGCCTCTGACCCAACATTCCTATGGGAACTACGATCAGGAAAATGATTTCAATATTTATGATAATCTTGGGAGGGGTAATATGAATCGAAGAGCTGAGAATGG GTTggaatctggttcttcttcacaaGAGAACAAAAAGGACACTAGCAACCTTTCTGGTAATCCAA CTCAACTTCCTTCACAACACGAACCAAGAAATACAGCATCACACCTTACCCAGCGCAGGTTACTTCAAGATAGCAATCTTGCTGCACCTTCTCCTGCAAATGCCCTTGTTCCAGCTGCTGTTCCTGTTCCTTCCACTGGAACTGGTTCGTTTTCAGCATTTAGTCCCAACAATGCACCTGTACCAGCTGTAAATTCACCAAGTAGTCCACCGATGGTCCCCAGAACTACCTCCGAAGAAGATCAAGAAACAAGGTCCATCAAATGGCTTTATGTCATTGTACTGCCACTGGTCGCACTTCTTATGTTTGGCATCGCATGTATGCTTTTGCTATGCCGCACCAAGTCAGGGACAACAATAGGTCCATGGAAGACAGGGCTCAGTGGCCAGCTCCAAAAGGCATTTGTAACAG GAGTACCAAAGTTGCAACGCTCTGAGCTGGAAGGTGCGTGTGAGGATTTCAGTAATATTGTGGCAAGCTACCCACAATACACTGTCTACAAGGGAACCTTATCAAGTGGTGTGGAGATAGCTGTTGTATCAACCATGATTATCTCTAGCAAAGATTGGTCAAAACATTCGGAAGGGCGATTCAGGAAGAAG ATAGACTCACTGTCGCGAATCAATCATAAGAATTATATCAATCTGCTTGGATACTGTGAGGAGGAAGAGCCTTTCATGCGGATGATGGTGATGGAATATGCTCCCAATGGAACGCTATATGAACACCTCCATG TCGAGGGATTTGATCCTATTGATTGGAATGGTAGGATGAGGGTAATTATGGGAGTCGCATACTGCACGCTACACATGCATGAGCTCAGCCCTCCTATAACACATCCAGACATAAAGTCAAGTGCTATATTGCTATCTGAGGATGGAGCTGCAAAG ATAGTAGACATGAGCGTTTGGCATGAAGTATATTCCAGAGAAAACGTGCCCAACGATGACGACTTAGTTGATCACCCGGAACGAGTAGCTGCGGATCCAGCTGGGAACATCTACAGTTTTGGTCTACTCATGCTGGAGATCATCTCAGGAAAGCCTCCATATTCCAAAGAAAAGGGTTCGCTTTTGAACTTG GCTTTGGAGTGCATTAGGGATAACCGAAACATGTCTTGTTTGCTTGATCCTAACTTGAAGGATCACAAAGAAAAGGACCTAGAAATCATATGTGATTTGCTCTATGAATGCATCCAAAGCGATCCGAAGAAGAGACCAACCATGAGGGAGGTCACCACTAGATTGCGAGAAGTACTGTCAATTTCGCCTGAGGCTGCAACGCCCCGGTTATCTCCACTCTGGTGGGCAGAGCTTGAGATCCTTTCAGTTGAAGCAAGCTAG
- the LOC103651364 gene encoding protein MALE DISCOVERER 1 isoform X3, producing the protein MLEILDLSNNNLSGEVPQEIAEMQSLRQLLLSNNCFQWPLTQHSYGNYDQENDFNIYDNLGRGNMNRRAENGLESGSSSQENKKDTSNLSGNPTQLPSQHEPRNTASHLTQRRLLQDSNLAAPSPANALVPAAVPVPSTGTGSFSAFSPNNAPVPAVNSPSSPPMVPRTTSEEDQETRSIKWLYVIVLPLVALLMFGIACMLLLCRTKSGTTIGPWKTGLSGQLQKAFVTGVPKLQRSELEGACEDFSNIVASYPQYTVYKGTLSSGVEIAVVSTMIISSKDWSKHSEGRFRKKIDSLSRINHKNYINLLGYCEEEEPFMRMMVMEYAPNGTLYEHLHVEGFDPIDWNGRMRVIMGVAYCTLHMHELSPPITHPDIKSSAILLSEDGAAKIVDMSVWHEVYSRENVPNDDDLVDHPERVAADPAGNIYSFGLLMLEIISGKPPYSKEKGSLLNLALECIRDNRNMSCLLDPNLKDHKEKDLEIICDLLYECIQSDPKKRPTMREVTTRLREVLSISPEAATPRLSPLWWAELEILSVEAS; encoded by the exons ATGTTGGAGATACTGGATTTAAGCAACAACAACTTGAGTGGGGAAGTTCCACAAGAGATTGCAGAAATGCAATCACTTAGGCAGTT ATTGCTTTCCAATAACTGCTTTCAGTGGCCTCTGACCCAACATTCCTATGGGAACTACGATCAGGAAAATGATTTCAATATTTATGATAATCTTGGGAGGGGTAATATGAATCGAAGAGCTGAGAATGG GTTggaatctggttcttcttcacaaGAGAACAAAAAGGACACTAGCAACCTTTCTGGTAATCCAA CTCAACTTCCTTCACAACACGAACCAAGAAATACAGCATCACACCTTACCCAGCGCAGGTTACTTCAAGATAGCAATCTTGCTGCACCTTCTCCTGCAAATGCCCTTGTTCCAGCTGCTGTTCCTGTTCCTTCCACTGGAACTGGTTCGTTTTCAGCATTTAGTCCCAACAATGCACCTGTACCAGCTGTAAATTCACCAAGTAGTCCACCGATGGTCCCCAGAACTACCTCCGAAGAAGATCAAGAAACAAGGTCCATCAAATGGCTTTATGTCATTGTACTGCCACTGGTCGCACTTCTTATGTTTGGCATCGCATGTATGCTTTTGCTATGCCGCACCAAGTCAGGGACAACAATAGGTCCATGGAAGACAGGGCTCAGTGGCCAGCTCCAAAAGGCATTTGTAACAG GAGTACCAAAGTTGCAACGCTCTGAGCTGGAAGGTGCGTGTGAGGATTTCAGTAATATTGTGGCAAGCTACCCACAATACACTGTCTACAAGGGAACCTTATCAAGTGGTGTGGAGATAGCTGTTGTATCAACCATGATTATCTCTAGCAAAGATTGGTCAAAACATTCGGAAGGGCGATTCAGGAAGAAG ATAGACTCACTGTCGCGAATCAATCATAAGAATTATATCAATCTGCTTGGATACTGTGAGGAGGAAGAGCCTTTCATGCGGATGATGGTGATGGAATATGCTCCCAATGGAACGCTATATGAACACCTCCATG TCGAGGGATTTGATCCTATTGATTGGAATGGTAGGATGAGGGTAATTATGGGAGTCGCATACTGCACGCTACACATGCATGAGCTCAGCCCTCCTATAACACATCCAGACATAAAGTCAAGTGCTATATTGCTATCTGAGGATGGAGCTGCAAAG ATAGTAGACATGAGCGTTTGGCATGAAGTATATTCCAGAGAAAACGTGCCCAACGATGACGACTTAGTTGATCACCCGGAACGAGTAGCTGCGGATCCAGCTGGGAACATCTACAGTTTTGGTCTACTCATGCTGGAGATCATCTCAGGAAAGCCTCCATATTCCAAAGAAAAGGGTTCGCTTTTGAACTTG GCTTTGGAGTGCATTAGGGATAACCGAAACATGTCTTGTTTGCTTGATCCTAACTTGAAGGATCACAAAGAAAAGGACCTAGAAATCATATGTGATTTGCTCTATGAATGCATCCAAAGCGATCCGAAGAAGAGACCAACCATGAGGGAGGTCACCACTAGATTGCGAGAAGTACTGTCAATTTCGCCTGAGGCTGCAACGCCCCGGTTATCTCCACTCTGGTGGGCAGAGCTTGAGATCCTTTCAGTTGAAGCAAGCTAG